A DNA window from Rossellomorea marisflavi contains the following coding sequences:
- the zwf gene encoding glucose-6-phosphate dehydrogenase codes for MNNQHTPSSLITIFGATGDLAKRKLYPSLYHLFTKGKISKHFAVIGIGRREWSNETFQEHVRTSVHNAIGSNENIEEFVSHFYYQAHDVSSDESYRELKTLSDQLDEQYQLEGNRIFYLAMAPEFFGTITEQLKKQGVTDAKGFQRLVIEKPFGHDLPSAEALNKQIRESFSEDQIYRIDHYLGKEMVQNIEVIRFANAMFEPLWNNRYISNIQVTSSEELGVEDRGRYYEKSGALRDMVQNHLIQMVALLAMEPPIKLTTDEIRSEKVRVLRSLRPIEGEEVKDYFVRGQYGPGKMQEEAVPGYREADNVDDESNTETFVAGKLMIDNFRWAGVPFYIRTGKRMETKSTKIVVQFKDIPMNLYYNPGKPLAPNLLVIHIQPEEGITLHLNVKKTGQDIETTPVKLNFANHDLDGINTPEAYEKLLHDCLRGDATNFTLWDEVKLSWAFVDKISEIWESTQQEDFPNYPAGSMGPKAADELLDKDGFNWWPIGKLDVE; via the coding sequence TTGAATAATCAGCATACACCATCTTCTCTTATTACGATTTTCGGGGCGACTGGTGATCTAGCCAAGAGAAAACTATATCCATCCCTTTATCATTTATTTACAAAAGGAAAGATCTCCAAGCACTTTGCCGTCATCGGCATCGGGCGCAGGGAATGGTCGAACGAAACCTTCCAGGAGCACGTAAGAACCTCTGTACATAACGCAATCGGCAGTAATGAAAACATAGAAGAATTTGTATCCCATTTTTATTACCAGGCTCATGATGTATCAAGCGATGAATCATACAGGGAATTGAAAACCCTCTCGGATCAGCTGGATGAACAGTATCAGCTTGAAGGAAATCGCATCTTCTATCTCGCCATGGCACCTGAATTCTTCGGTACCATCACCGAGCAGCTCAAGAAGCAGGGCGTGACGGATGCAAAAGGCTTCCAACGTCTTGTGATCGAGAAACCATTCGGTCACGATCTTCCTTCTGCTGAAGCGCTGAATAAACAGATCCGCGAATCCTTCTCTGAAGACCAGATCTACCGCATCGATCATTATCTCGGTAAGGAAATGGTTCAAAATATCGAGGTTATCCGTTTCGCCAATGCCATGTTCGAACCGCTCTGGAACAACCGTTACATCTCAAACATCCAGGTGACTTCTTCGGAAGAGCTCGGGGTGGAGGACCGCGGCCGTTACTACGAGAAAAGTGGAGCGCTCCGTGACATGGTGCAGAATCACTTGATCCAGATGGTGGCCCTCCTTGCCATGGAACCGCCAATCAAGCTGACAACCGATGAGATCCGCAGCGAGAAGGTCCGCGTTCTTCGCTCCCTTCGTCCAATCGAAGGCGAAGAAGTGAAAGACTACTTCGTACGCGGTCAGTACGGACCTGGAAAGATGCAAGAAGAAGCTGTACCGGGCTACCGGGAAGCAGACAATGTGGATGATGAGTCCAACACGGAAACATTCGTGGCAGGTAAACTGATGATCGATAACTTCCGCTGGGCAGGTGTGCCATTCTATATCAGAACGGGCAAGCGCATGGAAACAAAATCGACGAAAATCGTCGTACAATTCAAGGATATCCCGATGAATCTTTACTACAATCCAGGGAAACCACTTGCGCCGAACCTTTTGGTGATCCATATTCAACCTGAAGAGGGCATCACCCTTCACCTCAACGTTAAGAAAACCGGTCAGGATATTGAAACGACTCCTGTCAAATTGAATTTTGCCAACCACGACTTGGATGGCATCAATACACCGGAAGCTTACGAAAAATTACTTCATGACTGCCTGAGGGGCGATGCGACGAACTTCACCCTATGGGACGAAGTGAAATTGTCCTGGGCATTTGTTGACAAGATCTCTGAAATTTGGGAATCTACTCAACAGGAAGACTTTCCTAACTACCCTGCCGGCTCCATGGGTCCAAAAGCAGCAGACGAGCTATTGGACAAAGATGGTTTCAACTGGTGGCCGATAGGGAAACTTGATGTAGAATAA
- a CDS encoding aromatic acid exporter family protein encodes MPKIGYRTLKTGIGTALAISVAQWLHLDNFVSAGILTILCIQNTKKKSINASWSRFLACVIAMVMSGALFELISYHPAVIGLVLLIFIPITVALNISEGIVTSSVIILHVYSAGKVTLGLYENELGIILTGIGIALLMNLYMPSVETKLVEYQERIEENFYKIFCEMINYLKTNDGKWDGKEITETEKLLREAKTLAFKDVENHFLRHENLYYLYFKMREKQFYILQRILPIAASLSQTVEQGHRIADFLEELRDHIHPGNTALFYLKMLYDMKVEFEQMELPKTREEFETRAALYQFVREMEEYLQLKSSFKGIKKSRSFHTKKSATS; translated from the coding sequence ATGCCTAAAATTGGATACCGCACCCTGAAGACCGGTATAGGGACGGCGCTTGCCATCAGCGTGGCCCAGTGGCTTCATCTGGATAACTTCGTATCGGCAGGGATCCTTACCATCCTCTGCATTCAGAATACGAAGAAAAAATCGATCAATGCATCCTGGAGCCGCTTCCTGGCATGTGTCATCGCCATGGTCATGTCCGGTGCCCTCTTTGAGTTGATTTCCTACCATCCTGCCGTGATCGGCCTCGTACTCCTCATCTTCATCCCGATTACCGTTGCGCTTAACATTTCGGAAGGAATCGTAACGAGTTCCGTCATCATCCTTCATGTGTATTCGGCAGGGAAGGTCACCCTGGGGTTATATGAAAATGAGCTCGGGATCATTTTGACAGGGATCGGAATCGCCCTTTTGATGAATCTCTATATGCCCAGTGTGGAAACCAAGCTGGTGGAATATCAGGAACGCATCGAAGAGAACTTTTATAAGATCTTCTGTGAAATGATCAACTATCTTAAAACGAATGATGGCAAATGGGATGGAAAGGAAATCACGGAAACGGAGAAGCTTCTCAGGGAAGCGAAGACCCTTGCATTCAAAGACGTGGAAAATCACTTCCTGCGCCATGAAAATCTGTACTATCTGTATTTTAAAATGAGGGAAAAGCAGTTTTATATCCTTCAGCGGATCCTGCCCATTGCAGCTTCACTGTCACAAACCGTTGAACAGGGTCACCGGATCGCGGATTTCCTTGAGGAACTGCGGGATCATATCCACCCAGGGAACACCGCTCTTTTTTACTTGAAAATGCTCTATGATATGAAAGTCGAATTTGAACAGATGGAACTTCCCAAGACCCGCGAAGAATTTGAGACGAGGGCAGCCCTCTATCAGTTCGTCCGGGAGATGGAAGAATACCTGCAGCTGAAAAGCTCGTTCAAAGGCATCAAGAAATCACGATCCTTCCATACAAAAAAGTCCGCTACGTCGTAG
- a CDS encoding DNA polymerase IV — protein sequence MRNFYPKNGRVILHVDMNSFYASVEMAYDPSLKGKPLAIAGNPEERRGIVVTCSYEARGFGVKTTMPVWEAKRLCPELIVMRPNFERYRSASKGMFDILRQYSELVEPVSIDEGYVDITDSFELGSPIEIAGQIQSQILSQLDLPCSIGVAPNKFLAKTASDMKKPMGITVLRKRDLPAKIWPLPVIDMHGIGEKTALKLNGMGIETCRDLAFANDIQLKSRLGINGLRLKEKANGIDRRIVDPDSIYDYKSVGNSTTLPKDTTNQHDLLAVILQLSEKVASRLHQKDVLGMTIQVMIKDKFRKSITRSRKLENPIGKKEDIFAVAKALFMKHWNGEPVRLLGVTAQDVVEKSEATEQLDLFSYKKEAEKEPLYKVVSELQDKYGKDSIARGIKGSKGARTDTKTDTSFNKDFLRE from the coding sequence ATGAGAAATTTTTATCCTAAAAATGGACGGGTGATCCTCCATGTCGATATGAACAGCTTCTACGCATCCGTGGAGATGGCGTATGATCCCTCTTTGAAAGGGAAACCGTTGGCCATCGCCGGTAACCCCGAGGAGCGGAGGGGAATCGTCGTCACATGCAGCTATGAGGCGAGGGGATTCGGTGTAAAGACCACCATGCCTGTCTGGGAGGCGAAAAGACTCTGTCCGGAGCTGATTGTCATGCGTCCGAATTTCGAGCGCTACCGATCTGCTTCCAAAGGCATGTTTGATATTTTAAGACAATATTCCGAACTCGTGGAACCCGTTTCCATTGATGAGGGATATGTGGATATCACCGATTCGTTCGAACTGGGCTCACCCATTGAAATCGCCGGACAAATCCAATCACAGATCCTTTCCCAGCTGGATCTTCCCTGCAGTATCGGTGTCGCCCCCAATAAGTTCCTGGCCAAGACGGCTTCGGATATGAAGAAGCCCATGGGGATTACGGTGCTGAGGAAGCGTGACCTGCCCGCAAAAATCTGGCCGCTTCCGGTCATCGACATGCACGGGATCGGGGAAAAAACAGCGTTGAAATTGAACGGGATGGGGATCGAGACATGCAGGGACCTTGCCTTCGCAAACGATATCCAACTGAAGTCCCGTTTGGGGATCAACGGGCTCCGGCTTAAGGAAAAAGCCAATGGGATCGACAGGCGGATCGTGGATCCCGATTCAATCTATGATTATAAAAGTGTGGGGAACTCCACTACTCTCCCTAAAGACACCACCAATCAACACGATCTGTTGGCCGTCATATTGCAACTCAGTGAGAAAGTCGCCTCAAGGCTCCATCAGAAGGATGTCCTCGGGATGACGATTCAGGTGATGATCAAGGACAAGTTCAGGAAGTCCATCACCAGAAGCCGGAAACTTGAGAATCCGATAGGAAAGAAAGAGGATATCTTCGCAGTGGCAAAGGCCCTGTTCATGAAACATTGGAACGGGGAACCTGTCAGGCTCCTCGGGGTCACAGCCCAGGATGTAGTGGAAAAGAGCGAAGCCACAGAACAGCTTGACCTTTTTTCCTACAAAAAAGAAGCAGAAAAAGAGCCGCTGTACAAAGTCGTTTCCGAACTCCAGGACAAGTACGGAAAAGATTCCATTGCAAGGGGCATTAAAGGAAGTAAAGGCGCCCGGACTGACACGAAAACTGACACAAGCTTTAACAAGGATTTTCTTAGAGAATAG
- the rnz gene encoding ribonuclease Z, with the protein MDVQFLGTGAGVPAKFRNVSSVALKLLEERGAIWLFDCGEATQHQILHTNIRPRRIEKIFLSHLHGDHIFGLPGFLGSRSFQGGETPLTVYGPEGIKAFIEVSLSVSKTHLRYPLHVVEIGEGIIFSDDQFTVEARKLDHGIESFGFRITEKDAPGVLQVERLREAGVAPGPIYKRLKAGETITLEDGKVIDGKDFLGPPVPGRIVTILGDTRVCPNSRALAESADLLIHEATFNRDQEQMARDYFHSTTAQAAATARDAGAGVLFLTHISSRYAKEAWPELVQEAQEIFPETMMAQDLLEYTVPRKAMEEQS; encoded by the coding sequence GTGGATGTGCAATTTTTAGGGACGGGTGCAGGCGTGCCCGCCAAATTTCGCAATGTGTCAAGCGTTGCCCTTAAGCTTTTGGAAGAACGGGGGGCGATCTGGCTTTTCGATTGTGGGGAAGCGACACAGCATCAGATCTTACATACGAACATCCGGCCGAGAAGGATCGAAAAGATCTTCCTCTCGCATTTGCATGGTGATCATATATTCGGGCTCCCTGGTTTCCTCGGCAGCCGGTCTTTCCAGGGAGGGGAGACCCCACTCACGGTTTACGGACCGGAAGGGATCAAAGCGTTCATCGAGGTTTCCCTGTCCGTCAGCAAGACCCATCTTCGCTATCCCCTTCATGTGGTGGAAATCGGGGAAGGGATCATTTTCAGTGATGACCAATTCACCGTTGAAGCCCGCAAGCTCGATCACGGAATTGAATCCTTCGGGTTCAGAATCACGGAGAAGGATGCACCAGGCGTCCTCCAAGTCGAACGTCTGAGGGAGGCAGGAGTCGCACCCGGTCCGATCTACAAACGACTGAAGGCAGGAGAGACGATCACTCTTGAAGACGGAAAAGTCATCGATGGAAAGGATTTCCTCGGACCCCCTGTCCCGGGGCGCATCGTAACCATACTCGGTGACACCAGGGTATGTCCGAATTCAAGGGCACTTGCTGAATCGGCAGATCTTCTCATCCATGAAGCCACATTTAACAGGGACCAGGAGCAGATGGCGAGGGATTATTTCCATTCCACCACTGCACAGGCGGCGGCAACGGCACGTGATGCCGGGGCGGGGGTTCTGTTCCTCACCCATATATCGTCCCGCTACGCGAAAGAAGCATGGCCGGAACTGGTACAGGAAGCACAAGAGATCTTCCCTGAAACCATGATGGCACAGGACCTGTTGGAATATACCGTACCGCGTAAAGCAATGGAGGAACAATCATGA
- a CDS encoding acyl-CoA carboxylase subunit beta encodes MDIYEKIDELYERRREVELGGGDERIDKQHAKGKLTARERIDLLVDEGTFVELNPFIEHRSVDFGLEGMKGPGDGVVTGYGKVDGRPIYLFSQDFTVFGGALGEMHAQKIAHVMDLAVKNGAPFIGLNDSGGARIQEGVVSLDGYGHIFYRNAIYSGVIPQISVIMGPCAGGAVYSPAITDFVFMVDDTSQMFITGPKVIETVTGEKISAENLGGAKVHNSISGNAHFRGKTEEEVLREVRKLLTYLPQNNEEKPARLDTGESDDYRPDLTDIIPFDAIRPYDVRTVVNQVVDEGSFMEVQKEFAKNIVVGLARIKGEVVGLVCNQPKVMAGGLDIDSSDKAARFIRFCDSFNIPLITFEDVTGFFPGIKQEHGGIIRHGAKILYAYSEATVPKMTVILRKAYGGAYVALNSKSIGADLVFAWPNAEIAVMGPQGAANIIFAREIASSDNPEAVRAQKIEEYREKFANPYVAASRGMVDDVIDPRETRIKLIQGLDMMRNKKEDRPKKKHGNIPL; translated from the coding sequence ATGGATATTTATGAGAAAATTGACGAACTATACGAGCGCAGGCGCGAAGTGGAGCTTGGCGGAGGAGATGAGCGGATTGACAAACAGCATGCCAAAGGAAAGCTGACCGCACGCGAGCGGATCGATTTGCTCGTTGATGAGGGGACCTTTGTGGAATTGAATCCCTTTATTGAGCATAGAAGCGTCGATTTCGGTTTGGAAGGAATGAAGGGACCGGGAGATGGGGTGGTGACCGGATATGGAAAGGTCGATGGACGGCCCATTTATCTGTTTTCCCAGGATTTCACCGTGTTTGGGGGAGCACTTGGTGAAATGCACGCACAAAAGATCGCCCATGTGATGGATCTTGCCGTTAAAAATGGAGCTCCGTTCATCGGACTGAATGATTCTGGCGGAGCGCGGATCCAGGAGGGCGTTGTCTCTCTCGACGGCTACGGGCACATCTTTTACCGGAATGCGATCTACTCGGGAGTCATCCCTCAGATCTCCGTCATCATGGGACCTTGTGCAGGCGGCGCCGTGTATTCCCCTGCCATCACGGATTTTGTCTTCATGGTCGATGATACGAGTCAGATGTTCATCACCGGTCCAAAGGTGATCGAGACCGTGACTGGCGAAAAGATCAGCGCAGAGAATCTCGGTGGGGCAAAAGTTCACAACTCGATCAGCGGCAATGCCCATTTCAGGGGCAAAACCGAGGAAGAAGTGTTACGAGAGGTCAGGAAATTACTCACCTACCTTCCACAAAACAATGAGGAAAAGCCCGCGCGTCTCGACACCGGAGAATCGGATGATTATCGTCCGGACCTCACCGATATCATCCCGTTCGATGCCATCCGTCCTTATGACGTGCGGACGGTCGTCAATCAAGTGGTCGATGAAGGAAGTTTCATGGAGGTGCAAAAAGAGTTCGCGAAGAACATCGTCGTCGGCCTTGCACGAATCAAGGGAGAAGTCGTCGGCCTTGTATGCAATCAGCCGAAGGTCATGGCAGGCGGACTTGATATCGATTCGTCTGATAAGGCGGCAAGATTCATCCGATTCTGTGATTCCTTTAACATCCCACTCATCACCTTCGAAGACGTGACCGGTTTCTTCCCTGGTATCAAACAGGAGCACGGAGGCATCATCCGCCACGGGGCCAAGATCCTTTATGCCTATTCGGAGGCAACCGTGCCGAAGATGACGGTCATCCTCCGGAAAGCATACGGTGGAGCCTATGTAGCACTCAACTCCAAATCCATAGGAGCAGATCTCGTATTTGCATGGCCAAACGCGGAAATCGCCGTCATGGGTCCACAAGGGGCAGCGAACATCATCTTTGCCCGGGAAATCGCATCATCCGACAATCCTGAAGCAGTCAGGGCGCAAAAGATCGAAGAATACCGCGAAAAATTCGCCAACCCGTACGTTGCAGCATCCCGTGGCATGGTCGACGACGTCATCGACCCCCGGGAAACCCGGATCAAGCTCATCCAGGGACTCGACATGATGAGGAACAAAAAAGAAGACCGCCCCAAAAAGAAACACGGAAACATCCCATTGTAA
- a CDS encoding amino acid ABC transporter ATP-binding protein → MIKGKSIHKSFGQLNVLKGIDFSVGKGEVVAVIGPSGSGKSTLLRCLNFLEEPTSGDIHFEEQLVSKKNVGKVRQEVGMVFQHFHLFPHLTVLENVTYAPVRVKGISKEQAAKAGMELLTKVGLKEKCDEYPNRLSGGQKQRVAIARALAMEPKVMLFDEPTSALDPEMVKEVLDVMKALAHSGMTMVIVTHEMGFAREVADRVVFMDEGVILEEGNPVEFFSNPTSTRGKVFLEKIL, encoded by the coding sequence ATGATTAAGGGGAAATCCATCCATAAGTCTTTTGGACAATTAAACGTATTAAAGGGCATCGATTTTTCCGTCGGGAAAGGGGAGGTTGTAGCCGTAATCGGTCCTTCCGGATCAGGTAAATCAACCCTTCTCCGCTGCCTTAATTTCCTCGAGGAGCCGACATCGGGTGACATTCATTTTGAAGAGCAGCTGGTGAGCAAAAAGAATGTCGGGAAAGTACGGCAGGAAGTCGGGATGGTCTTTCAGCACTTTCACCTCTTCCCCCATTTGACCGTCCTTGAAAATGTGACGTATGCACCTGTCCGTGTAAAGGGAATCTCAAAGGAACAGGCAGCCAAGGCAGGAATGGAACTCCTGACGAAAGTGGGACTTAAAGAGAAGTGTGACGAATACCCCAACCGTCTTTCCGGCGGGCAGAAGCAGCGGGTAGCAATCGCAAGGGCGCTGGCCATGGAGCCGAAAGTGATGCTTTTCGATGAGCCCACCTCTGCGCTGGACCCTGAAATGGTTAAAGAAGTACTCGACGTCATGAAAGCACTCGCTCATTCGGGGATGACGATGGTGATCGTCACCCATGAGATGGGCTTTGCCCGGGAAGTGGCGGACCGGGTCGTATTCATGGATGAAGGGGTCATCCTGGAAGAAGGAAATCCGGTCGAGTTCTTTTCTAATCCGACAAGCACAAGGGGCAAGGTCTTTCTTGAAAAAATACTGTGA
- a CDS encoding GNAT family N-acetyltransferase, protein MTHITYKNIHRDGRLVKENELYKHVHDPEFLERYSSNYIEFFRAPRLEEFREVADYLKAYHAARGQKHVKFHLPENKKPIDGLSDHLASRGFEISFTELYAIHPKDFPRMEDDPDIRVEVIRDLDDYLAFQYEQDLIYGESFAKGKVTVHRQHFDDDHVTQLLAYYQGKPAGSVDVILKEGTAEIDGLMVHEDYRKKGIASRLQQRVMELYPDCTVILVADGEDTPREMYQKQNYRYQGFQYEIQKIYTE, encoded by the coding sequence ATGACGCATATCACCTATAAAAACATCCATCGTGATGGCCGTTTAGTGAAAGAAAATGAACTGTACAAACATGTCCATGACCCGGAGTTCCTTGAAAGGTACAGCAGCAATTATATTGAATTTTTCCGGGCGCCCCGCCTGGAGGAATTCAGGGAAGTGGCGGATTACTTAAAAGCCTATCATGCTGCAAGGGGGCAAAAGCATGTGAAGTTCCATCTCCCTGAGAATAAGAAGCCGATTGATGGATTGTCTGATCATTTGGCCTCCAGGGGATTTGAGATCAGCTTCACGGAGCTTTACGCAATCCACCCGAAGGATTTCCCCCGTATGGAAGACGACCCGGATATAAGGGTTGAAGTCATCAGAGACCTCGACGATTACCTTGCGTTTCAATATGAACAGGATCTGATCTACGGTGAATCATTCGCCAAGGGAAAGGTGACCGTCCATCGCCAACATTTCGATGATGACCATGTCACCCAGCTCCTCGCTTATTACCAAGGAAAGCCTGCGGGTTCCGTCGACGTGATCCTGAAAGAAGGAACGGCCGAAATCGATGGTCTGATGGTACATGAGGATTATCGAAAAAAAGGGATAGCCTCGAGACTGCAGCAAAGGGTTATGGAACTTTATCCGGATTGTACCGTGATCCTTGTTGCGGACGGGGAAGATACGCCGCGGGAGATGTATCAGAAGCAAAATTATCGGTATCAGGGTTTTCAATATGAAATTCAAAAGATCTACACCGAATAA
- a CDS encoding chemotaxis protein CheW, whose translation MTKVIVFHAGKEEYALPVDTIVSIEKSEGINPIPHLPSFVLGVTKVRGELIPVFDLAEILYSSSLDRTNAFLIVVKSEIMPFGLLVKEAKEIMEYSDEALTQVGLLAYGKADYFSGIINLEDRMLTQIDPDRLVAGLKGVPEIQAYVTEQEVQSN comes from the coding sequence ATGACTAAAGTCATTGTTTTTCACGCAGGTAAGGAAGAGTATGCTCTACCCGTTGATACCATTGTTTCCATTGAAAAATCGGAGGGGATCAACCCGATCCCCCATCTCCCATCATTTGTGCTTGGGGTGACGAAGGTAAGGGGAGAGCTCATTCCTGTCTTTGACCTTGCAGAAATCCTTTATTCTTCATCACTGGACCGGACAAATGCGTTTCTTATCGTGGTGAAGAGTGAAATCATGCCGTTCGGGCTCCTTGTGAAAGAAGCCAAGGAAATCATGGAGTATTCCGATGAAGCCCTCACCCAGGTCGGTCTGCTTGCATATGGGAAGGCAGACTACTTCTCAGGCATCATCAATCTCGAGGATCGCATGCTCACCCAGATCGATCCTGATCGATTGGTGGCCGGACTGAAGGGTGTTCCTGAAATCCAAGCCTATGTCACGGAACAAGAAGTGCAATCCAACTAA
- a CDS encoding cyclase family protein has translation MKIYDVTAPIHSDMPVYKNKPEKKPSIKTDTNGHVTESRISIDLHTGTHVDAPLHMFNEGETIETIDIKQLVRPVKVFDLTDAEENISYDDIKDLDIEENDFVIFKTKNSWDEEFNFEFIYVAADAAKHLAEKKIAGVAIDALGIERAQEGHPTHRTLMGNGVIIMEGLRLKDIEPGQYFMVAAPLNVQKTDASPARVLLFDEMIG, from the coding sequence ATGAAGATCTATGACGTAACTGCTCCAATCCACAGCGATATGCCGGTATACAAAAACAAGCCGGAGAAAAAGCCGTCCATCAAGACCGATACAAACGGACACGTAACGGAATCACGCATCTCCATCGACCTACATACCGGTACACATGTTGATGCTCCCCTCCATATGTTCAACGAAGGGGAAACAATCGAAACGATCGATATCAAACAGCTCGTCAGACCGGTGAAAGTATTCGATTTGACAGATGCAGAAGAAAATATTTCCTACGACGATATCAAAGACCTAGATATCGAAGAAAATGATTTTGTCATCTTCAAGACGAAGAACTCATGGGATGAAGAGTTCAACTTCGAATTCATCTATGTAGCCGCAGATGCCGCCAAGCACCTTGCAGAGAAAAAGATTGCAGGTGTCGCCATCGATGCGCTCGGCATCGAACGTGCCCAGGAAGGTCATCCGACTCACCGCACATTGATGGGGAATGGAGTCATCATCATGGAAGGTCTCCGACTCAAAGACATTGAACCGGGACAATACTTCATGGTCGCAGCTCCCCTCAACGTACAGAAAACCGACGCTTCTCCTGCAAGGGTCCTCTTGTTTGATGAAATGATCGGATAA
- the prli42 gene encoding stressosome-associated protein Prli42: protein MGNKKIQRIIVFIMLFAMIASTIMAGLTFLL, encoded by the coding sequence ATGGGCAATAAGAAAATCCAGAGAATCATCGTATTCATCATGTTATTCGCCATGATCGCATCCACCATCATGGCCGGATTGACATTCTTGCTATAG
- a CDS encoding tripeptidase T translates to MINQERLLNEFMELVQIDSETKDEAEIAKVLTAKFTELGVDVFEDDTTGVTGHGAGNLICNLKGTKEGADTIYFTSHMDTVVPAKGVKPELKEDGYIYSDGTTILGADDKTGLATMLEVVRVLKENNIEHGDIQFIITAGEESGLVGAKALDSSLVKAKYGFALDSDGKVGNIIVAAPTQAKVKATIYGITAHAGVAPEKGVSAITIASKAISKMPLGRIDEETTANIGRFEGGKATNIVCEQVDILAEARSLVPEKMEAQVEKMKEAFHAAADEMGGKAEVEIEVMYPGFKFSDGDEVVEVAKRAAAKVGRPSELQTSGGGSDANVIAGFGIPTVNLAVGYEEIHTKNERMPVEELYKLAEMVIAIVEEAAASN, encoded by the coding sequence ATGATCAATCAAGAGCGTTTATTGAATGAATTCATGGAATTGGTGCAGATCGATTCTGAAACAAAGGACGAAGCGGAAATTGCAAAAGTATTGACTGCAAAATTCACCGAACTTGGCGTCGATGTGTTCGAGGATGACACGACAGGTGTAACAGGACACGGTGCCGGTAACTTGATCTGCAACCTCAAAGGGACAAAGGAAGGTGCAGATACGATCTACTTCACATCCCATATGGATACTGTCGTTCCTGCTAAGGGCGTCAAGCCTGAACTGAAGGAAGATGGCTATATCTATTCGGATGGTACGACCATCCTTGGGGCCGATGATAAGACAGGTCTTGCTACGATGCTTGAAGTCGTAAGAGTGCTGAAAGAAAATAACATCGAGCACGGTGATATCCAGTTCATCATCACCGCAGGGGAAGAATCCGGCCTCGTCGGAGCAAAAGCCCTCGACTCTTCACTCGTGAAGGCGAAGTACGGCTTTGCCCTCGACAGCGACGGGAAAGTCGGCAACATCATCGTGGCTGCGCCGACCCAGGCAAAAGTGAAAGCGACAATCTACGGCATTACGGCACACGCCGGGGTTGCTCCTGAAAAAGGTGTATCTGCCATTACCATCGCTTCAAAAGCCATCTCGAAGATGCCACTCGGTCGTATCGATGAAGAAACGACGGCGAATATCGGACGCTTCGAAGGCGGAAAGGCAACGAATATCGTTTGCGAGCAAGTCGATATCCTTGCAGAAGCACGCTCCCTTGTACCTGAAAAAATGGAAGCTCAAGTAGAAAAAATGAAAGAAGCATTCCATGCAGCTGCCGACGAAATGGGTGGTAAAGCAGAAGTGGAGATCGAAGTCATGTACCCGGGATTCAAGTTCTCCGATGGGGATGAAGTCGTAGAAGTGGCAAAACGTGCCGCAGCGAAAGTGGGACGCCCGAGTGAGCTTCAAACAAGCGGCGGGGGCAGTGATGCGAACGTCATCGCAGGGTTCGGCATCCCGACGGTCAATCTCGCGGTAGGATATGAAGAAATCCACACAAAAAATGAAAGAATGCCTGTAGAAGAGCTGTATAAATTGGCTGAGATGGTCATCGCCATCGTAGAAGAAGCAGCGGCATCTAACTAA